CTGTTTGGAAAAGTATTTCTGAAAGTGAAACTGCAAAAACTAGTGGTGGCAATTATGCAGTTTCAACATCAAAAAAAGGAAAAATTGGTGTTGTTTGGGATTATGTAGATGCAAATGCAAATTTAGAAAATAGTGGTTTATATTTTTCTGAAAGCTCTGATGGAGTTAAGTGGAGTGCTCCTGTAAAAGCGTTTGGTTTTAATATACATAATATTACTGAGGAAAACGGAGACGAAGATACTTTGAATTATGATGGTATTGTTGATATTGCATATGTTGGCGAAGAAGCTAATATAGTTTCGAGTGGGAGTATAAATAATTTGTATTCAAGTAGATGTATCTTTCAATGGACTCCATCTAGGGGATTAAAAATAATTGCAAATACTGATTTAAAATCTGGATTAGGTATTTCTAGATTTGCATCAAATAAAAATCAACCTAATACTGGTTTTGTATGTTATCCTTCAGTTTCAGTTGCAGATAATAACAAAAATTTAATGATAGCTTTCCAAGCTTGGGCTCCATCAGATGAGACTGGATCTGCAAATGTTTCAAGTGAAGAAGGATTTTTGTATTCAAGATTATGGGCAATTGCTTCAAAAGATGGAGGAAAGAATTGGGGCAATCCAATTTTGGTTCAGGATTTTGCTGGAACTGGAACTGATAGTGCAAGTTGTGAATATCCATCATTATCTCCTACTTGTGTTAATGCTAATGGTACAACAACATGTAATATGGTTTTCCAAGCAAGAAGATACCCAGGTGCTTATGCGTTTGTAAGTAATTATGATGCTGATGGAGATGGTACTGCAGAAACTCCTGTTAATAGACCAACAGAATTTTCTGAATGTTTTCAGTATTTCCAAAAAATTTCTATACCAGATAATCAAGCTGGAAGTGTTGAAAAAGAAGAATCTTCTGCATTAGCTTTTTCTATTAGATCTTTTCCAAATCCAGTTACAAACAAAGTGAATATTCAATATACATTACCTAATAATGGTGATGTTAAAATTCAACTTTTTAATATGATTGGAGAACAAATTGGTTCTATTAATAACAACAAAGCTTTTGCTGGAACATATGTTAATGAATTTGACTTTACAAACTTTCCAAGTGGAACTTATAGGTGTGTTGTTTCTCAAAATGGGAAAACTTCATCTAGAATGATTCATGTTTCCAAATAATAGTTAGTATTTTACTAATTAAAGGCTTGATTAGTAAATTCTAATCAAGCCTTAGTTTTTTAAATTTGTATTTTATATTTATTTTTCTAAAATTATTAATATTCAACATTAAATTATAGTTGCAACGCATTGTAAATTAAATTGCAACGCGAAAGTTTTATATTTATTACATCAATTAAAAAACTTTAAAACTTATTAAAATAAAAATGAAAAACAATTCAAAATTATTATTATCAATTTTACTTGCGTTAATTTCTTTAACAACAAATCTTTTTTCTCAAAAGACTAGAATTGACATTGCTGATATTCTTTTTGTAAATCAACCAATTATGATTGACAATACTATTTGTAATAACAATGGAAAGGTAAAAATCTATTGTTCATCTCATGAAAGAAGTGAAGCATCTGGAGTAGTTTACTACAATTTCAGTATTAATTTTAGTATAACTAACAATGGATTAGCTTGTGGACCTTTTAAATGTGGCGTATCAATTGATTCAAGATTAGGAAGTAATAGTTGGGTGGATGTTCCAAGCTTAGCTAGTGGTGAAATTAGGAATATTATTTTACCTATTAACTTACCTGTTGGGACACATGATTTATTCATAAAATTAGATGATAATTTAAATATTGGAGATATTGTTGAATCTGATGAATTAAACAATTTATTAACTTTCAATTACACTTTATTAGATGATTGTCAACTTAAACCTAATGATGGTACTACTGCTAAAGAAGTTTTAACAAATAACTCAAAAATTATTCAAAACACTAAAAAATTAAAGAATAAAATTGATATTTTAAACTCTAAAGATGGTGTAACTATTGGTGGAGATGTTAATGGAACTGGAGGACAATTTGTTCCATGGGGAGGTTCAGTTAAATTAGATTGTAAGAATGCATTACCAGGTGGAGGTGCAAATAATCAATTTGCTTATAACGTTACCTATCACATTAAAAATGATGGATCAAGTTATACTGGCATATTTGAAAATAAATTGTACAGTGGAGCTGGTGGAGTAGAGGTAAGAGCAATTAATAGTGCCTTACAACTTAATGCTGGTGAAACTAAATCTTTAACAACTCAACCATACTTAGATTGTAGTTCAACATATATTCTTACTTTTAAATTTGATGATTTGAATAGTGTTAGTGAATACAATGAGTTAAATAATAAATTTTTTATTAATTATTATATAGATTGTTCATCTTGTAAATAAATTTTTATTCGAGATTAATATTAAACATCGGTTTCAATTGGGGAACCGATGTTTTTTTGTTAATCATTAAAATATAAACTAAATTTAATTCTTATTCTCATTTAATTATTATTTTTGAATTATAAATAAATAATATATAATTTGAAAAGTAAATTAAATAATTTTGAAGAGAACATAACTCGCTTAGAACAAGTTGTTTCTTCATTGGAACAAGGTGGCCATAAGTTAAATGATATGGTCAAATTATATGAAGAAGGAGTAACTCTAGCAAATAAATGTAAAATTGAATTGTTTGAAACTGAGCAAAAGATTTTTAAGTTAAATCATGACAATTTAATTGAAGAACAAATTTTAACTAATAATAAATAACAATAGAAAACTTTGTCAAGTTCAAAAAATAAAATCGGTAAAATTAAATTGAAAAAGTATGTGATTTTAATGTTAAGTTTTTGCTTTTTATCAACTTTAACTTTTGGATGTAAAGAAGATAATTCAGATTTGCAAAAACAGTGGTCTGATATGAAAAATTCTGTTTCGAGTAAATTGAGTGATCTTAAAATTAAAAGTGATGAGATAAATACAAAGGTTAAAAATTTACCTGGTTTTAATCCAAGTGATACATCTTCTTTTGGTAAACAAAGAAACGAATTAGATAAATTATTATATACATCTCAATCAATTTTTAGTGAAGCAAATTCAATGATTTCTAGGAGTAGTATAACAGTTGAAGAAGCAATAAATAAGGGTAAAAGAAGTGAATTAGAAACTGCATTAAACCAAGCTAAACAAGAATTTGATGCTGTTAATATGAAACTTGCAAATGTGGAAACAATGTTGCCAAGTTTAAATGAACTAGTAAATACTATATCAGTTTCAACCCCAAAAACAAATGATACAATAATTAATAAACAGCCGAATCAAATTAAGAAAAAGATCAAAATTTTAAAGTAAATATAAATTGTAAATATTAAAATATGCTTTTGAATATCTCATTCTTAAGCATTTTTTTTATACTTTTCTATATTAAGAGAACATAATATTTTACTTTATTATTAAATTGGTAAGTTTGTAAATATAAAGCTTTAAATATTTTTATGAGTAAATCAATTTTAATTGTAGATGATGAGGAAGATATATTAGATTTGTTAAAATTTAATTTAGAATCCGAAGGTTTTATAACCTCAATAGCACATGATGGAGTAGAGGCTGTTAATTTGTCCTTAACAAACAATTTTGATTTAATATTGTTAGATGTAATGATGGCAAATCTAAATGGTTTTGATACATGTAGAAAGATTCGACAAATCACTAATTACTCTAAAACTCCAATATTTTTTTTGACCGCAAAATCTGAAGAAATAGATCAAATAATTGGTTTAGAAATTGGTGCAGATGATTATTTACACAAACCAATTAGTCCAAGAATTTTAATCGCAAAAATTAAAGCAGCTTTAAGAAGACAGTTTGATATTGGTGTAAATGAAGATTTAATGCACAAAATTGTTAAAGTCAATTCGATAGAAATCAATCGTCAAAATTATACTGTTAAGGTAAAAAATGAAACTATTTTTTTTCCAAAAAAAGAATTTGAATTATTAGCTTTATTAGCATCAAATATTGGCAAAGTATTTAGAAGAGATGATTTGCTAAATAGAATCTGGGGTGAACAAGTTAATGTTGGGGATAGAACAGTTGATGTTCATATATCAAAAGTAAGAGAAAAATTAAAAGACTTAGAATATCTTTTAGAAACTGTTAAAGGAGTTGGATACAGATTTATTGATAGCTGAGTTTACTATTAAAGATATCTATGACATTTCATTTTATATTTTTAGTTATAATTTCTATTCTATTAATTGTAATTTTTTTATTTATTGTTAATTATAAAAAACAAAAATTATTAGAAAAAATTATTATTGATGCTCTATCTAAAATGTTAAATGAAGATAAATTTAACTTGATAGATTTAAATCAGTTTAAAAGTAATGAGTTGAAAATTATTTCCAAAATGATAAATAATTTTGGAGAAGCTTTTTTTAATAATAAGAAAGAGAATATCAAGTTAGAGAAAGTGCGAAGTGAATTTTTAGGGAATGTATCTCATGAATTAAGAACACCTATATTTACTGTTCAAGGTTTTCTCGAAACTATATTAGATAACGAGAATCTTGAAGAATCTATTAGGAATTCATTTGTGGAAAAAGCTCATAGGAATATTTTAAGATTGAACAATTTACTAACAGATTTGATCGAGATTTCTAAAATTGAATCTGGTGAAATGCGTATGAATTTTAGATACTTTAATCCTAATGAAGAATTCATAGACATTATAAATGATTTAGAACCAACAGCTGAACAAGCTAATATCAAGCTAAACTACAATTATGTTGGTTCCGAAAAAGATAATATTCTAATACTTGGTGATAAAGAAAAATTAAAACAAGTAATAGGCAATTTAATTGAAAATGCAATTAAGTATAACAAACCAAATGGAAATGTAACTTTAGAAGTAACGCCATTAGAAGATGAAGTATCAATTTGTATAATAGATAATGGTATAGGAATTGATAATGAAGACATTCCCAGATTGTTTGAAAGATTTTATAGAGTTAACAAAAGCAGATCAAGATCAGTTGGTGGAACTGGATTGGGTTTGGCAATTGTAAAACACATTATTGAAGCCCATGAAACTCAAATTAATGTTATTTCAACTTTAGGAGTTGGTACTACATTTAAGTTCAATCTTAAAAAAATTGGGAAATCAAATAAAAATTCTTAAACAAACTGTTTATCTCCAATCCTTTAATGATGCAACTGAATTTTTTCCTTATGTTTTGTAATTTGGATTTTAATTTTATCTAAACATTCTGTAACTGATTTCTCAAAATCATCTGAACTTTCTTTTGAAACAAATTCACATTTGTATGCATGAACAATAAATTCACTAATCTTACTTAACTTTTCATTTCTATGATAATCAAGAATAACATCAATCTTTTCAATTGAATTAGCAAAGTGTTTGTTCAATAATTCAGAATTATCATTTATGAAATTTTCTAAATCCTGTCTAATTTCAAAATGACGTGAAGTGATATTTACTTTCATTTTTAATATTTTAGAATTAAAATTTTATGTTATATAATTTAATAGAAACAATCAAATAATTTACAAAAAGAATTTAAGAAATTGTAAAAATCATTAATTAGTTGTGTTGTAAAACTGAATAGTTGCACCTATTGAAATACTTATTCCACCAGTAGATATTCTCGTAATCCCATTACTTGGGGTATTAAACAACCCTTTACTTTCATTTATAATTCTTTCAAAATATCCTCTAAGAATAGGCAAATCAAAGTAACTTATTTCTAAAAAAACACCTCTTAATGGATTAGTATTTGATACAATACTATCAAATCTAAGCTCGAAACCTGTATAAAATCTATATGAAAAATCTAGACTAATTCCGTTAATATTTATAGCAGGTCTGGAAGATAAAATAGAATTAGAGATTGACCTCGAAGTTGTTTGCCAATTTGTATTACTTATATTCAATCCAACTTGAACACCTAAGTAATTAGAATATTGAGATCTTAATGGTGAAAACTGTAATCCCATTAAAAATGGGATTTGAAAACCACTAATACTCTCAACAATTGATAGACCTGGTGATCCTTTATCATTTTCTTTTGGAATAGTATTATTTAATACCATCTGATTATAAATATCTGTTAAATTCCAATTATAATAAGATATTCTACCAGTAATTTTATAATTTTCGTTGTAATCAAATAATGCTGATAATGTTGGCAACAAAGCATCCTTTAATCTAAGACCCTTTGGATTTAATTTTGAATATTCTTCAAAAAAATTTCCTCCAAATGGTGAAGGAATAAATTCTAAAGAAAAAGTAAGTAAATTATCATTAAACAATGTTTTTTTTTCAACTATTTCAATTGAATCAATATGGTCAACATCATTTTGAGAATATAAATTAAATACAAAAAAAGTTAGGGAATTTATAAAGATTAAAAAAAAGACTTTTACAAAACTCATTTTACAATTTTAGGCTTTTAAGAACTTAATGTTGCCAATCTGAGAAAACAGAAAATAATAGAATTAAAAATCCTATTATAAAAAAAAATAAAATTCCTCCAAAAAAGAAAAAAATTATTTTTCTATCTTCAGAGGAATGATTATTATCTTTATCAGTAATGTTATTAAGCATTACTGATCTTTTTTATTTTTATCTACACTTTCATCTTTTGTTTGATTTACACTTTCATTCTGATTGTGTGATTGTTCATGGGTTATATACTTCAGATCTGTTTTTGGAGCTGTTGTTGTATAAGTGGTCATTTCATATCCAATAATTATAATTGCTATACAAACAAGGAAAACAGGAACCCCAGCAATAAAGGCAAGATATTTAGCATCATATTTTAAATGCATAAAATACCAAGCAACCATTGAAGCCTTTACAAATGCTAATATTAATAATACTGCTGTCAACATAAAAGGTGACATACTAAATGAGGTTACAGCTACTTCAACAAAAGTTAGAACTGACAAACCAACAAATATTAGAATATAATCTTTAACATGAGACCCACCCTCTGAGTGAGCATTTTGAATAGTTGACATATTAATTAAATGAAATTTCTATTTTTAATTTTAAAATAATACTTAATAATTTACACAAGATAAACTAATGTAAATAAAATAATCCAAACCAGATCTACAAAGTGCCAATACAAACCAGCGGTTTCTAAATGGGCATAATTTTCCTTAGTATAATTTTTATATTTAACTGCCACACTACCTAAATATACAACACCACTAAACACATGGAAACCATGGAAACTAGTTAAGGCAATAAAAGTTGCCCAAAAATTACTGTGTGAAAAACTCATTCCTTGATGATTTATCAAATGTGAGTATTCATAGTATTGTCCACATAAAAATAGAACTCCACCAAAAACTGTTAGCCACAACCACATTCTCATTTTTTGTTGATCACCTTTTTGGATTGAGGCAATTGACATAACCATGGTAACTGAAGAACAAATTAAAAGAAAAGTCATTCCTGCAGTAAAGTTTATACCTAAAATAGCAGATGGTTTTGGCCAGGCAGGATCTGAAATTCTAAGCCCAATGTAACCAGCAAATAAAGTAAAGAACATCATGGCATCTTGTGCTAAGAATAACCACATGAATACTTTCCAATTATTTGTTTTGGTTTGAGTATCATCAAGAGTGTTAGTGTCAAAAAAGCGTGGTGGTACCGGCTTTGTAAAAAGTAATTCGCTCATTATAAAAAATGATTTACTAATTTTAATTTGTTTACTAGAATTCTAAATAAAATATTTTGCTAATTTAACTAAAACTTTATTTTCAGCATCAAAGAAGTTAAAAATAGATTTTGATTATTGATATTACTTTTAAAATAAGTTTGTGCATTAAAATTCACTTTGTTGTTTGTATTGCTTGAAATTACTGCATCAATTGCACTTGCAATGTGATTTAATATAATTGTAGCAATTACAACATTTGTATAACCCAATATCTTATTTGTATTAGCCCTTTGATAAGTGTAATCAGTATTATTTGTAGAAGTAAATGACGGATCATATATTTTTATTGTATCACCATTGAAATTATGATCATCCCAACCTGATCTAAATTGAGAGTATTTGCCAATCATTTCATAATATTGTTGCTCTCCATGATTATAAAGTGTATGTGAAAATGGAGTTATTGATCTTTCAATCTTATTTAATTTATCAAAATCAATTCTCTCCCAATTTTTTTTGTTTAGATCATCAGATATATAAATTGAATCTAAATTGTTTTTTATAATAGTTTTATCAATTAATGAATCATTCCAATTCTTATAGTTCTTCTGAATCCAATTAATATACCTTCCAACATCCCAATGATCATCAGCAAAATTCTGAAATGATATAGTAAGGTCATTTCCTTTTTTATCAAAAAGGAAATAACAATACCAACTCGTAGCCTCAATAATTAAATATAATGCAGTTCTCCAAAAACTACTTCTATTATATATTTGCCCTGAACCAGGTAAAATAACAGATAAAGTACCAGAAACAAAAGGAGATTTATAAGAATTTAGTTTTACGGAAGAATCTAAACTAAAATCTCTCATAAAA
Above is a window of Chlorobiota bacterium DNA encoding:
- a CDS encoding T9SS type A sorting domain-containing protein; this encodes MKKIITTLFLGVLVYGFSLSQTMSDRAPIRVKSGPMPEIIPKDMNKSKPQLQSVSGAPLKLRNGATPTGLQGYYDYQSNGWSPQYIVNGTENIIHTTYMLSTSKGDNDTNVLSTNRKVGYAVSNDGGVTWKSTKQIDPNRRGFPWLTLGNEGVPIIATHGTTPSDAVVRTFLYAGIGGTDFLAANEFPAENANGSLGSTGGSASGTIWPMVAISPTDKNKALVFGSIGPATVAEREALNVSIVEIGASTTPVWKSISESETAKTSGGNYAVSTSKKGKIGVVWDYVDANANLENSGLYFSESSDGVKWSAPVKAFGFNIHNITEENGDEDTLNYDGIVDIAYVGEEANIVSSGSINNLYSSRCIFQWTPSRGLKIIANTDLKSGLGISRFASNKNQPNTGFVCYPSVSVADNNKNLMIAFQAWAPSDETGSANVSSEEGFLYSRLWAIASKDGGKNWGNPILVQDFAGTGTDSASCEYPSLSPTCVNANGTTTCNMVFQARRYPGAYAFVSNYDADGDGTAETPVNRPTEFSECFQYFQKISIPDNQAGSVEKEESSALAFSIRSFPNPVTNKVNIQYTLPNNGDVKIQLFNMIGEQIGSINNNKAFAGTYVNEFDFTNFPSGTYRCVVSQNGKTSSRMIHVSK
- the xseB gene encoding exodeoxyribonuclease VII small subunit, whose product is MKSKLNNFEENITRLEQVVSSLEQGGHKLNDMVKLYEEGVTLANKCKIELFETEQKIFKLNHDNLIEEQILTNNK
- a CDS encoding response regulator transcription factor is translated as MSKSILIVDDEEDILDLLKFNLESEGFITSIAHDGVEAVNLSLTNNFDLILLDVMMANLNGFDTCRKIRQITNYSKTPIFFLTAKSEEIDQIIGLEIGADDYLHKPISPRILIAKIKAALRRQFDIGVNEDLMHKIVKVNSIEINRQNYTVKVKNETIFFPKKEFELLALLASNIGKVFRRDDLLNRIWGEQVNVGDRTVDVHISKVREKLKDLEYLLETVKGVGYRFIDS
- a CDS encoding ATP-binding protein, producing MTFHFIFLVIISILLIVIFLFIVNYKKQKLLEKIIIDALSKMLNEDKFNLIDLNQFKSNELKIISKMINNFGEAFFNNKKENIKLEKVRSEFLGNVSHELRTPIFTVQGFLETILDNENLEESIRNSFVEKAHRNILRLNNLLTDLIEISKIESGEMRMNFRYFNPNEEFIDIINDLEPTAEQANIKLNYNYVGSEKDNILILGDKEKLKQVIGNLIENAIKYNKPNGNVTLEVTPLEDEVSICIIDNGIGIDNEDIPRLFERFYRVNKSRSRSVGGTGLGLAIVKHIIEAHETQINVISTLGVGTTFKFNLKKIGKSNKNS
- the raiA gene encoding ribosome-associated translation inhibitor RaiA, which encodes MKVNITSRHFEIRQDLENFINDNSELLNKHFANSIEKIDVILDYHRNEKLSKISEFIVHAYKCEFVSKESSDDFEKSVTECLDKIKIQITKHKEKIQLHH
- a CDS encoding cytochrome C oxidase subunit IV family protein; this translates as MSTIQNAHSEGGSHVKDYILIFVGLSVLTFVEVAVTSFSMSPFMLTAVLLILAFVKASMVAWYFMHLKYDAKYLAFIAGVPVFLVCIAIIIIGYEMTTYTTTAPKTDLKYITHEQSHNQNESVNQTKDESVDKNKKDQ
- a CDS encoding heme-copper oxidase subunit III encodes the protein MSELLFTKPVPPRFFDTNTLDDTQTKTNNWKVFMWLFLAQDAMMFFTLFAGYIGLRISDPAWPKPSAILGINFTAGMTFLLICSSVTMVMSIASIQKGDQQKMRMWLWLTVFGGVLFLCGQYYEYSHLINHQGMSFSHSNFWATFIALTSFHGFHVFSGVVYLGSVAVKYKNYTKENYAHLETAGLYWHFVDLVWIILFTLVYLV